Proteins encoded within one genomic window of Cellulomonas xiejunii:
- a CDS encoding MazG nucleotide pyrophosphohydrolase domain-containing protein, which yields MTEDGSAGDLRSMQARALAVRALYDQVGAERYGRAWTTQETMLGLVGDVGDLAKLVQGKAGVRPRADLDDALAHELADCLWSLLVLADAYDVDLPAAFARTMDELTAHLGTLVGPPPDGAAVD from the coding sequence GTGACCGAGGACGGCAGCGCGGGCGACCTGAGGTCGATGCAGGCGCGTGCCCTGGCGGTGCGCGCGCTGTACGACCAGGTGGGGGCCGAGCGCTACGGGCGTGCCTGGACGACGCAGGAGACGATGCTCGGCCTGGTCGGCGACGTCGGCGACCTCGCCAAGCTCGTCCAGGGGAAGGCCGGTGTGCGACCTCGCGCCGACCTCGACGACGCCCTCGCGCACGAGCTCGCCGACTGCCTGTGGTCGCTGCTGGTGCTCGCCGACGCGTACGACGTCGACCTGCCCGCGGCGTTCGCGCGGACCATGGACGAGCTCACGGCCCACCTCGGCACGCTGGTCGGACCGCCGCCCGACGGGGCTGCCGTCGACTGA